The sequence agtgtagatagagatgagattggagatgtagggaggggaagattgactaaaggtgagggtgaggagtttaaatttaattctgtagggtatggggagccaatgtagtgactgttggagagaGACTGCAGATACAAAGCGGCAGGAGacaaaaatgaggcgggcagcagcattgaggatgaATTGAAagggtcaaggcgagaaacaggtaggccagagagaaggaggttacagtagtcaaggcgagagataacaagcgagtgaacaagggttttcgtggcttccgtggtgagaatgggacgtatcttagatataatccgaaggtggaagtagcaggattttgagagggacagaatgtgaggcttgaatgagagggaggaatcaaggatgacccctaggcatcggacttgggggacagaaaatagggtagtgttatcaacagaaatagagaggggggaaggtGGGAGAGTCCCGGCAGAGTGGAGGACTATAAgcttggtcttggaaatattgagtttaaggaagcgttgggacatccaagatgagatggctgagagataggagacacgagacagaagggaaggcgAGAGGTatggggatgaaagataaatcatcagcatagaggtggtactggaggccaaaggagcggataaggaaaccaagggaggaggtgtagaggaagaaaagcagggggccaagaacggagccttgagaaacgccaacaggtaggggaagacgGGGTGATgcagaatcatgagtagagactgagaaggagcggttggtgaggaaagaggaaaaccaggagaggacagtgttacataggcctatagatttgagagtttgcaaaaggagtgcgtggtcaacggtatcaaaggcagcagagaggtcaagaacgataagaagggagtagtttctattggatttagcgaggagaaggtcattagtgaccttagtgagggcggtttcagtggagtggagggggcgaaaaccagattggagcgggtgaAGGAATGAGTGAGATGAGAGAAATAATTACTATCTGCTTCTAACTTTTTTTGTAGTAGTGGAACTGAACGCTCCAGTCTGGCCTTTCAGTTGCACTGCACATGTACAGACTGGCTCAGACATGCGTATATCTGCACAGACTGTCCCagtgaatatatatgtaaaactgtGCAGCTCCAGGATATCACTGTCTTACAGTCAGAGAACAGTCccttaaaaaattaaattcagGTGCCTCTCTCATTTGGGTCACTTTGTTCTTAGAAATATCGTTAGGTTTCATGTAGCCTGATATGAAACTATGGAGATTTGTCTCTCTTGTTCCCTGTACTAGTGTGCTAATGATCTCTGTGAATTGTGATCTTACTGAATCTTCTCTATAATCTCTACAAGTGCCTTTCCATCTCTGAACAGTGAATGACATTACATCTGCTCCATCTCATTTACTCTTATTTGTATAAAATGAAGTTTTACCTGTTTGTcacaaattattttaatgttttatattatatttactttgtttatttttcacccTAGGTCACACTGAAATCATCAAATGTCAAATATCACAGATTCTCACCCTACATTTTTCAAACTACTTGGACTTCCTGGACTCGAATCCTCCTACTTCTATATAGCATTTGTCTTCTTCTTGGTGTACATAACTTCAGTCATAGGAAACGTAACCCTTCTATTCATTATAAAAATAGACCAGAGTCTTCATCAGCCCATGTACTTCTTTCTCTGCATGTTGACATCAGTTGATCTGTTAttaaccaccaccaccacccccaAGATGCTTGGGATTCTTTGGTTCAACTCCCAAGAAATACACGTTGAAGCCTGTCTCACACAGATGTTCTTCATCCATTTTTTTGCCACCATGGAGTCGTCAATACTTTTAGCCATGGCGTTTGACCGATATCTCGCAATCTGCCATCCTCTGCGATATACTTCATTACTGACCAATCAACTTGTTTATTACATTGGTCTGGGTTTTTTGATAAGAGCGGTTGTAGCGGTACTTCCTTTGCCTATTTTGTTCAAGAGACTCTCCCTGTGCATGAACAATGTCATCCACCATTCTTTCTGTGACCATATAGCTGTGGTGAAGTTAGCTTGTTCTGATACAACTATTAATAGTGTTTATGGATTAGTGGTGGCACTTCTCATCATTGCACTAGACTTCATCTTGATCATCTGGTCCTACATTCTGATTCTCCATGCGGTGTTTCAGCTGGCCTCAAGAGAAGCCAGATCCAAGGCACTTGGTACATGTGCTTCCCATATATGTGCAATTGTCGTGTTCTATCTAACTGTTGTTCTCTCATCCGTTGTCCAGAGATTTGGCAAAAGTGTCCCTGTTTATATTGTCATCTTGCTGGCTAATGTCTACCTGATGCTTCCATCTCTCCTTAACCCTATTGTGTATGGCGTAAAGACCCAGCAAGTTCGGAATAGAATAAAGAAATTATTACATTGCGGTGTGAAGTGATCTTTAGGAAAATTTGGAAAATGGAACTTGTATAACAATGTTCAAGCCAATTCGACCGATGTCTCTGAATTTGTTCAAACACATCCGAGTTAAACTGAAAATGTTGTGTTTCTTTTATGTGaacgtttttttttaacaaattgcaaatgaCAAACCTTAGACTTGTATTGTGAACTGGTCACACAAGCTGCAATCTTTGAATCGAGATTTATAATCAGGGTCTATTGGAGATTTTAATGCAAAATTGGTGTGGTCTTCAGAACTGGTGAAATTCGTCCAAATTTGGAACTGGTGTGAAATTTTGAACATTCCTAATGAGGCCAGTTCTGGGGACTGTGCCCTGTGAGTTCTCCCTGGCAACATCCATAATTTTCTTGTGGGGTCCTCAGTTAATACTGGGGTGGTTATTAGATTCTGCACCTCACATTTAGGCAGTCAATTGCTAGCAGCACAGTGTGTTCACTTCTGGgatatttcaatatatatatgttagtaaTGTTATTATCATCACTGAGAGATATAATGCAATGGGGACAGCGGTATAACAATGATGTGGACCTTAACTGGAATAAACAATGTAAGCAATTGTATCGCTATTTGTGTACAATTTGACGTAAACAACAGAGATTTAATTAAAAACCTAATTTCAGAGAAAAGTGAATGTTATACAATTCATAAAGTCTAGGGTGGGATttatactgcatatatatatatatatatattgcaacagaaacacaagcagggcgcctttcagtggtatattaGATATGCAACGtgggatagagcaataacatgc is a genomic window of Mixophyes fleayi isolate aMixFle1 chromosome 2, aMixFle1.hap1, whole genome shotgun sequence containing:
- the LOC142139729 gene encoding olfactory receptor 52K2-like; amino-acid sequence: MSNITDSHPTFFKLLGLPGLESSYFYIAFVFFLVYITSVIGNVTLLFIIKIDQSLHQPMYFFLCMLTSVDLLLTTTTTPKMLGILWFNSQEIHVEACLTQMFFIHFFATMESSILLAMAFDRYLAICHPLRYTSLLTNQLVYYIGLGFLIRAVVAVLPLPILFKRLSLCMNNVIHHSFCDHIAVVKLACSDTTINSVYGLVVALLIIALDFILIIWSYILILHAVFQLASREARSKALGTCASHICAIVVFYLTVVLSSVVQRFGKSVPVYIVILLANVYLMLPSLLNPIVYGVKTQQVRNRIKKLLHCGVK